The Chloroflexota bacterium sequence GATAAAAACAATCGGCTCTTCATCGGACTGACAAAAAACGTGGTATATCGGAATGGCCAAGATGCCTGGGGCTGGAGTTATTTCACCCCGATCACGTCAACCCGCCAACTGTTGGCAATCCAGTGCCGCTATAGCATTGATCTCCCAACAGGCTGGGTGGTGAGTTTTCAACGGGTAACCCGCGCAGGTGGGTATCTCACAACGATTCGCAATATCACCAGCGCGGGAGCCGTGATAAGTGGAGCGTTATGTGATAGCTTTGCTAGCACCGAAGGCCTCGAAGTTGTAATCTACAATGGCAGCGGAGCCAACTATACCCATGCAGGAGAAAATGCCACCAAGTTTGTGACAATTACCAGCATGCGGGTGGTCACAACCACGGCCAATCTGATTAACACTACCGTTGCCGGAGCCATCGGCACAGGCGTGCAGGTGATTACCCCAGCCTCAATGCAAAACATCAGCTTTGGTCAGCAGTTGGTAATCAACACCGGAGCCAGCGATAGCGAAATGGTGAGCGTGAGTGCGACCACTGCTACCACCTTCACGGCAACCTTTGCCAAAACACACCTGGCAGGGGCAACGGTGCGGAGCATGCTGGTACGCGATAGTGAAGTAGTGAGTGATGCGCTAACCCAAGCCGTGACGCTCAACCCAAGTATGGGCTTAAGTGCATCGAACATCTTGATCAGCACCAGCGAACGCGATTACGATGATCTCGTATTCAAGCTGGCACAGCCAATCGATGTGCTCCAAACCTTGGCCAAACCCAGCAGTTTTAGTTTTGGGGTGCAAGAGGATGGGGTCTTGTGGTTTGGCAACCCTGCTAGCCGTGAATGGATGGTACAAGCAGCTGATGTGGTGGTTTGTCGGTTGCTCGATACCGTGGTCAATAGCGTTGCCGTGGTGTATCACGACGCAGCGAATACCGATCAACTCACCACGACGGTTACCGATCCGATCAGTATCGCCCAAAATGGATTTACGAAGCGCTCGATGCTTGAAGCAGCAACCACCAGCCAACGCGAGGCCGAACTAATCCGAGATACAGCCTTGAGCGATGGCAAGGCGCGACCAGTGCAAGCACAAATCGCGATTCAACGCTTGTACGATCGGGCGGGGACGCGCTACCCTGTAGATGTGCTTCAACGCAACGATATGATCACGATTAGCAACCTGCCACCGCTACTGGCATCGCCAGAGTTGCGGAGCTTTACGGTAGGAGAGGTGAAATATCTGCCAGCCACAGATACGGTTGAGGTGGTGTTGGAACTGCCCTTGCCCCAGTTGGATGTATTGCTAGCTCAACTTGCAGTGGGATAAAGAGTGAGCGACGTTCGGCGATTGAATACCCGCTAAAATAATGCCGTGCCTTGTGGGATGTGAGGCACGGTGGCAGTTGGTGGGTTAAATGAAAAAGGCCCTGCTCTACTTGATGAAGTAGAGCAGGGCCTTTTTCATTTAACCCACATTAGATCTAGAGTCGGTAGTAAATCCTCCTTAAGATGTACGCAAAATGCATTGACTATACACATTCTGTGTGTATAATAAGGATAACTGGATAAAAAATAGTAGATATAGGAGGTATCTACAATAGTAAATAAACCTAGCTGAATGGAATGACCAAAAGCTCTTGTAATTGAAATGGAGGTGTAACACAGTGGTGCCGCTATAAATCAGGCCTTTACCACGCCCGATACCAAGCTCGACCACATAATTAATAATATCTATTAGTAAATTCATTGTCGATTTCCTAATTTTCGATTCTCGGTGTCTAGGTACTGATGGCTATGAAACAATAAAGGAGTCTTACGATGATAGATATCTATGATTACGGAGGATAGAAATAAATTATTTCTATTAATACTCAAAATCAACTTTTTGTAAAGGGGGTGATGTAATGGCGGAAACCGCAGCAAAGAAGAAACGATATAACTTGGCGCTTCCGGATGATCTTTATGGGCAACTCCAAGAACTTGCTGATAAAAAGCAAACGACTGTTGTTGCCCTGTTGCGCCAATTTATCAAACTCGGTTTAACCGCGGTTGAGTTGGAAGATAAGCCTGACGGAGAATTAATTTTCCGCCAAAATGGAAAAGATGTGACCGTGAAGCTTTTCCTATAGACCTGTATCGTATTCCTATTTCTAATGAGCTTTTGCCCATAGTGAGCTTGGTAACCTTGCTATTGTGCGAATGGTTGTCCACTTCAGCATGAAAGGTTTATTATTTATGGCACCTAAACAACGTCAAGGCGAGTCGGGTCGGAATGACGAATTGTCATTGGATGAATTAGCCAAGAAAATCTTAGAGGAGGATACTATTGATTTGATTGAAGAGGTCGATATTATTGAAGATATCCCTCTCAATCAACGAAAAAAACAATTTGCCGCTTTTATCATTATAGGTAACCGAATTTACTACAATTTCCGTGGGTCGGTTACGATCAAAAAAGCGCTCGCTATCCTGTCGGGACTCATTACAGGATCTGGTGGTATCGTGTGGTTAGTGAACCATTACATACTCCCGCTCTTGTCCCCCTAATAACACGAAAAGTAATAAGCTTTCGAAAATTCCAAAGATTTTCGAAAGCTTATTACTTTTTTAATTCAGCATACCTTCACATTTTCAAAAACTCTTCAAATAATTCTCCACCACATAGGCGGCAATCACCGCCGCACATTGCGGCACGATAGCATTGCCCAAACAGCGAAGCCGTTTCGCTCGATTGGGAATCTTGGTAGATACCCGTGGAATGCCAGTCTCCCACGTTCCATCACGCCATTGCTGCTGAGTAGTCTCGATCGAGACATACGTTTGAACCCCAGCAGACCAACCACAAGGAAAACCCATCAGTACATCAACCCAGTCAGGATTTAGCTGCCCCACGATTCCCGCACGCAATAAATGCCCAGGAATAGATTCACGGTCGGCTTGTGATGGTGGCAGCGAGGCATTCTTCGCATCTTGGGCTGTTGGTGTGGGATATTGATTAACGATGGTGGCCAATCCATCTCCACTGCTGGAACTTACGCCACGACGGTTGTAATTTCCATGCACAGTTGGGGTCGGAAAACGAACTGCGCTCACCAATGATGGAGAACGGCGATTGCGCTCTGATACACAATCAACTCGTTGGGCATCCGATGCACATGGAGTTGGGAACAGAGCAGCAACCGCCCAACCTAATTTATTAGGTTTTTTCCGTTGATCGGTTGCTTGCCAATAAAGATCATAGGTTCCGAGTGTGGCGTTGGGCGTTGGGAAAAGTTTTGCTACCTGTGAAAGCCGCATGAAGCTTTGACCACCCGCTTTGTTTTGATGGCGGATTGTGCCATTCTTTGTTTCTACAGGATTGCCAGACTGTCTATTGGTGGTGTCGCTTGCGGTTGGGGTAGGCCACAATCCAGAGGCGTTCGCGCTTGTGGAAGGCTCCAACGGCGGCAGCGGATAGAGTTTGCCATTCCGCATCATACCCTGCTTGGGCCAAGTCTCGCAGAATGGCGGCAAAAAATCGTCCGCCATCGGAGCTACGAATCCCGCCAACGTTTTCCGCAAGCACATAGCGTGGTCGAATTTCGCGAATGAGTCGGGCAAACTCTCCCCAAAGATCCCGCTCGTCATCTCCTGCACGTCGGCTGCCAGCCAAGCTGTGGGGCTGGCAGGGAAAGCCGCCAGCCAGAACCTCGCACGACGGAAGATTGTGA is a genomic window containing:
- the dcm gene encoding DNA (cytosine-5-)-methyltransferase; protein product: MLRFISLFAGIGGFDLALETMGMQCVAQVEIDPYATSILEAHWPNVPKYRDIRSVGRHNLPSCEVLAGGFPCQPHSLAGSRRAGDDERDLWGEFARLIREIRPRYVLAENVGGIRSSDGGRFFAAILRDLAQAGYDAEWQTLSAAAVGAFHKRERLWIVAYPNRKRHHQ